The genomic region AGAGGCACAGAAGTGCAGGCCACGGGGATGGGGGGCTTGCATGGCTGACCACACTGGGCTTCCCCGGCCCTCCGCCCTCTGCCCATCACCCCAGGGAGAAGGCAGGGATGCACCTGAAAGCAGCATAGTGCAGGCCCATGCCCGCCAACATGATCAGGAGGCAGTACCCCAGCACCCGCTGGTTGTGTTTGTGCTGCTGCTGCCTCGACTCCGGTCGCTGAGGCCTCACACTGTGAAACTGGGCCCAGTATTGGGCATTGGGGGATTCCCAGGAGCTgctgggagggagaagaaaggacaaGGTGGGGATGAGGCTCCCTGGGagacgggggggcggggggtgggggacgaGGCCAGGGGCAGGACGACTGTACCTGTGTGCTTGAGCAGACCCAGGACGGGCTGTTCTTCCTGGAGACTTTGGAGAAGTGGCTGAGCAGAGCTGGCGATCATAGCTGAGGCGGCTCTCCTCCCTGCTGAGCACTCGGTATGCTTCGCTCAGCTCCACAAAGCGGCTATGCAGGGCCGGGTTCCCGGGGTCCCGGTCAGGGtgcagctggggtggggcaggactCCCTTCCGGTCTTTTTCCACGTCCATTCACAGAACCCGTCCCCACCATGTCCACCCACAAAGGCTCAGATCATTCCCAGAGGCCCTGCCTGGACAGTAACCCTCACTCTCAGGGCTGCCCACCCGTCCAGAAGGCCAGAGAGTCAGGAAGCACAgactcctgccccctccccttgtTCAAGCCCTCCCCCCCAGCTGCCTGGCTCTAGCAATATGCCCTGGTCCAAGCTTTCTCTAGAGCAGGCAGGTCAAAAGAAACAAGCCCAGCCCATCACACACAACCCCTGGCTCCTACCCCCAACCTTTCCTCCCAACGGGCCTAACCTCTGCCCTTGGGGCATCTCTCGCTCTCTATACATGCCAAGGGAATGTGGCACCATCCAGAGTGAGCCACTCAGCACCATTCCTGGGAATGTGAAGTGTACCCTATCTGGCTCAGACTtacaccccctcctccccacctagGGCCACTGGTACCTCTTTGGACTTGGAGAAGAAAGCTCGTTTAACTTCTTCAGTGCTGGCACTAGGATGCACCCCTAACAGTTCATAGTAGTTCCTGGGGCCAGACCTGTGGAGATAGGCCAAAAACTGCAGGGGCTATGGAAACACAGAGAAtattcctctcctctgcctctcagcCCTATTGGGCCACACTCTTCAAGTCAGTAACCAGGaggtgagaaagctgaggctgCTGCCAAGGGAGATCTATCTCCAAATCATCCCTCCCTTTTTGAACACTTCAGGCATGGTGCAGATCAGAACATCTCATAGGGTAGCCCTCAGATCCCTTGGCTCAGAACCACCCAGaaagcctgtttaaaaaaaacagagtccaggggcgcctggatggctttgtcagttgagcgtccgacttcggctcaggtcatgatctcatggttcgtgagttcgagccctgcgtcgggctctgtgctgacagctcagagcctggagcctgtttcggattctgtgtctccctctctctctgcccctgctctgcttgcactctgactCTCAAAAGGGgaataaactgttaaaaacaatatattaaaaaaaaaaaacaaaaacagatcccTCAGCCTCCACTTAATTCCTGCAGATCAGAATCCCCAGAACAgggcccagaaatctgtatttttgtaaaccccccccatccccgcccccaaGCCCCCAAGTGAGTTATGCCCAGTGATGCTTGACCACTAGAGTTGTGAAAAGAGCACTGAGCCTGGCTGGGACTCAAATTCCACTTTTTGCCACTTAACTCGCTGTATGATCTGAGGGATTGTCCCTTAATCTTTGATCTTGTGTCCTCAGTAGTGAAGGTGAAAGTTACCTGAAACAAGCCCGTACAGCACCTGACAGCAAGTAGAGAGATCACAACTATCGTAGTACCCAGGTCCAAGCCTAGAACTGGGCAGGCCTTCCTCAACCCACTGGGTGACGGGGGCCATGCCCCCCGGCCCCCGACTCACCGCTGCCCGGTGGCCGCTGAGAAGAGCCGGGTGGGAGGGCTGCGGGGCCATAACCGGCACAGGCACAGGGACAGCATGGCGACAGGCAGACGGCTGGTGAAACGAGGCCACAAAGAGCAGTGCATTGAGACCAGGATGGGACCAGACGTCAAGTACTCCGGGGCCAAAGTGGAGGGTCCAGCCCCGTTTACTTGCGAAGGCAAACTGAAGCAGGCTTGGGAGACCCAGGGGCAGTGGGGCCTCCTTTACTCGGGACCAGACCCCAGTGTCCTGAATCTGTCCCTGCTTCTGACCCGCGCGTCCTGGGCCCTCCTCCACACTGGTCTCGGCGTCCGGGACAACCAGTCCCGGACGCGGagaccctctccccaccaccctggcgggaggaggtgaaggaggggcCACGCCAAGCCCCGCCTCCGCTGCGCTCACGGATTTCGCGGCCACGGCCGTCTCTGCGCCTATTCAGGCTCCACCTCCACGTTCTCATTGGCCTAGACACCCGGGCCACGCCCACCAAGCCGGAAGGCCCGGACTGCTTCGGAAGGCCCCACCCCCGCACGCCCATTGGCCTTTGGCGCCTCGGGCCCACCCAACGCGGTCGAGGCCCGCGAACCCGCGGAAAGACGCCGGCGTTGCGGTCCTCAGTGAGGCTGTCCGCCCCGCTTTTGTGGCTTCGTCCCGGGAACATACCTGTTACTCTGCTCTGCAGCGAGGTGTCCTTTATAAAGCAGCTATAGCAGACCCGGACCCTCACCACAGCCTGGGCAAGGAGGCACGGCCCTCATCGCAGTTTGCAGACGGCAAAAACTGAGGctgggtttctttgtttttgttttcccccccAGGACACTCGCCCCGTCTCTCTCGCACACCCAGATCTCTCCCAgtgccccttccctgtctcatGAAAACAGTAGATGCCGATGGGATCCAAGAATAAAGTCCTTTATTGTCTTTCAAGTTGTGATAGGGCTGGGGACTAGGGCGACTCAGGTGGGACTTCCTGGACCTGGTTGTAGAGGAAAATAGCGCCTTTGGCCGAGGGGCAGAGCTCAGCCCACATTTCGGTCTCCTGCAACCTCCGCAGGCTCTGTGGGGAGAAAGTAAGACGCCCCTTACGTCCAGCCCTCCGGTCTCTTGCAGGGGCCGTGCCCAGTGTTCCTGAGCCTCAGAACCCACTGCACTTCACCGTCCCTAGGGAGACACGTTAAGGAGGCTGAAGAGGTTCCTGGACCTCTCTTGGGCTGAGGGCATCCCCAGTGAAGTCTTGTGGCCCTGGAGGAAAGCTCTAAGATTTGGCGGCTTCATCTGACCCAGCCCCCGGGGGAGACAGCCATGGATCACCAGGCCTACACAAGCCCCAACACCGGCAGCTTGTCCAAGCAAGATACATCTTGCTCCTTCACACCTGTGTTTCCACAAAGATGATTCCTGTAGATTCGTGGGCCTCAGCTCCCCCACTTACGTAGTGTTTCTTCACCTGCTCAGAAGTCAGGCTGCACCTGCACAAGGACATGAGAGTGGCTTGGGGAG from Panthera uncia isolate 11264 chromosome D1, Puncia_PCG_1.0, whole genome shotgun sequence harbors:
- the DNAJC4 gene encoding dnaJ homolog subfamily C member 4, with product MHCSLWPRFTSRLPVAMLSLCLCRLWPRSPPTRLFSAATGQRSGPRNYYELLGVHPSASTEEVKRAFFSKSKELHPDRDPGNPALHSRFVELSEAYRVLSREESRLSYDRQLCSATSPKSPGRTARPGSAQAHSSWESPNAQYWAQFHSVRPQRPESRQQQHKHNQRVLGYCLLIMLAGMGLHYAAFRKLEQIHRSFMDEKDRIITAIYNDTRARARARSVPALSCLLFTVLPSPSGILCRDHPGALSRRANRAKLQERVQRQQLQPRPGGPEIPEIVPPGTGPGPGAAR